A genomic window from Oceanidesulfovibrio indonesiensis includes:
- the rpmC gene encoding 50S ribosomal protein L29, which yields PATEFKKLSQDELNQKLASFREELFNLRFQHATAQLENTARIPLVKKNIARILTVLSEKQRGA from the coding sequence GCCCGCGACCGAATTCAAGAAGCTTTCGCAGGACGAGCTGAATCAGAAGCTCGCCTCGTTCCGCGAGGAGCTCTTCAACCTTCGTTTCCAGCACGCCACGGCGCAGCTGGAGAACACGGCGCGGATTCCGCTGGTCAAAAAGAACATCGCGCGGATTCTCACCGTGCTCAGCGAAAAGCAGAGGGGAGCCTAA